A single window of Plasmodium reichenowi strain SY57 chromosome 14, whole genome shotgun sequence DNA harbors:
- a CDS encoding exported protein (PHISTa) has product VMIIHIMNSRVNPRGVWPNETLHHVLPSIRITSAKRRRINYDDEDAYDEPHNNHNSTNNRNCNNAENILNSIDLIFNRIMQNIKDRSYNEYPSLQNVVDYNDLSRNLSRDELNAVLRSLNDDTPRNDLISIWNHVVRINRDGMVDIINSILLYVNNFIRNYKNGKLDVKEVLEELKINEKSLRLFKTCSLKEISSSDFKYNNDFYTLLNNEKKIEDLKSLINSYMKFADDTKKKIYHNYIKQFKESFEKYIEKKNNSPNKSTG; this is encoded by the coding sequence GTTATGATTATTCACATAATGAATTCAAGGGTAAATCCTAGAGGAGTGTGGCCAAATGAGACTTTACATCATGTATTACCTAGTATTAGAATTACGAGTGctaaaagaagaagaataAACTACGATGATGAAGATGCTTATGATGAGCCtcataataatcataatagTACTAACAATAGGAATTGTAATAATGctgaaaatatattgaatagtatagatttaatatttaatagGATTATGCAAAACATAAAAGATCGCTCGTATAATGAATATCCTTCATTGCAGAATGTTGTTGATTATAATGACCTTTCAAGAAATTTAAGTAGAGATGAATTAAATGCTGTTCTTAGAAGTTTAAACGACGATACCCCACGAAATGACCTTATCAGTATATGGAATCATGTTGTTAGAATCAATAGGGATGGGATGGttgatattataaattccatattattatatgtaaataattttataaggaattataaaaatggtAAATTGGATGTTAAGGAAGTTTTAGAGGAGTTAAAAATCAATGAAAAATCATTGAGGCTTTTTAAAACTTGTAGCCTAAAAGAAATATCATCTTCCGactttaaatataataatgatttttatactcttcttaataatgaaaaaaaaatagagGATTTAAAAAGCTTAATTAATTCCTATATGAAATTTGCTGATGATAcgaagaagaaaatatatcataattatataaaacaatttAAGGAATCGTTcgaaaaatatattgaaaaaaaaaataattcacCAAATAAAAGTACAggataa